The segment AAATTTTATGGTGAAGATCTAGCAGAAGCCACACAAAAGAAGCTTGGCAAAGAGTACGAGGTAGTGTTGGCGATGAGGTATCAGTCCCCATCGATCCAAAAAGGACTCGAACAACTCAAAGCTGCTAAGGTTAATTCGATCAAGGTGATCCCGCTATTTCCACAATATGCCTCTGCATCCACTGGCTCTGTGATACAAGAAGTCATGCGCATCGTCTCGCAATGGCAAGTGATCCCCAAGCTAGAAATAGTTGATCAATTCATTGACCAAGACCTCTTCATCGAAACGATCGCTCTCAATGCTAAGAAACTAATGAAAGACACTGAATATGATCACTTCCTATTCAGCTACCATGGTTTACCTGAAAGACAGATTTACAAAGCAGAAATTGGCAAATGTGCCGTTGGAAACTGTTGCAACCACTATGGAGAGGCCAACAAATATTGCTACCGAGCACAATGCTTTGAAACCACTCGCTTGGTATCAAAAAAACTTGGCTTGGACGACAGCATGGTCACCACTTCATTTCAATCTCGATTGGGGAAAAACCCATGGATTCAACCATACACGGACCACAAACTCGTAGAACTAGCC is part of the Reichenbachiella agarivorans genome and harbors:
- the hemH gene encoding ferrochelatase, whose amino-acid sequence is MKKGVLLVNLGTPDSPSVPHVRKYLREFLMDGRVIDIPYISRWLLINLIIVPFRGPKSAKEYQKLWEDRGSPLKFYGEDLAEATQKKLGKEYEVVLAMRYQSPSIQKGLEQLKAAKVNSIKVIPLFPQYASASTGSVIQEVMRIVSQWQVIPKLEIVDQFIDQDLFIETIALNAKKLMKDTEYDHFLFSYHGLPERQIYKAEIGKCAVGNCCNHYGEANKYCYRAQCFETTRLVSKKLGLDDSMVTTSFQSRLGKNPWIQPYTDHKLVELAEGGIKKVLAFSPAFISDCLETTFEVGKTYKKDFIDAGGEQWDLVPSLNVEETWVDCVVEMSKH